The Spirochaetota bacterium DNA segment CCGGTTTCTGATTCACTTTAAAGCGTGTGGAACAGGGAAATGGCTGAAGACAGAACCCAGGGCGAATTCCTCGAAGGCGGCAATTACCTCATAATAAAAGGCCGATTCAAGTCGCAGTCACTCAACCTCTACGGCGTCTTCTTCGTGGTTTTCGACACCGAGGGCGCCATCGGAAACCAGAACATAATAGTGTCGACCTTTTCCAACGTCTTCGAGCTCGAGCCCCATGTCGGATGGGAGCGTTATGAGGAAAACATAATGGAGCTCAAGTGGAAGGGAAACTTCAACTCAAGCATGAGTTCGTCTCTCATGGACCTGCTCAAGGCGGTCTTGGCTCAGCCCAACCTCAATTCCCAGCTGTACGAATCGGCCCTCAATTATGATTACGACCGGGTTGAGATATTCATTTCGGACATTCTCTATCGCATCGTACACGACAAAAACCTTATTCTTGAAATAGGCATACAGGAAGCCACCGAAGAGGAGTTCAAAACCGTCCGCGAGAAACGGCAAAAAACCGCCGAAACTCCGGCGGCCCAGGCGGCCAAAAAGGGCTACAACCTGGAGGACGGTTCGGTAATACTCCCCCTTCAGCCCATCCTCGCGCCGGTTAAAGGAAAACCGCTGTACGAGCTTAAAATCGGCGATCGGATTATGGCCAAAATAGTGGCGAATTCCGAGCGCGAAAAATACTTCATCGACATTCTCAACCTGAGGGTAGAGGACCATGTACGGCCGGTTCCCTGCGAGGTTATCGACATAAAGGCAAACAGTAAAAGCGATCCCATCGAAATCCTTTCCCTGATAGCCCCGGGGATTTACGGTAAAATAATCGAGGATGAGCGTCAGGTCAAACTCCGCATGTATGACCCCGGGGTCGACGGCCCCATCAGCAAAAAATCCATATCGGCCGGATATCCATTCAAGGAACAGGACAAAACCGCGAAGGTCGAGATGGGAATGTCCCAGATGACGTACGTCATCATGGGCCTTTTCGCCCTCCTGCTCGTAATTTTCATCATCCTTATCTATCTCAGCTTCTAGGCTTCCCGCGTTTCAGGAACACCCCGCCCTGTGGACCATTGCACACGGAAAAAAGTGGTTTACATACACAATCCGGGGTGTTTCACCTGTAGGATAAACGCGGTTGTATATCCGCCCGATTTCCACGAAAACCGGTTCGGGCCCTAATAAACCGCCTCCCGGCGCGCCGATAAGTATACCAGACGCGCACCGGAGGTGGGACATGTTCTACATGATTCTTCGCCTGCTGCATGAAGAGATGGAAAGCGGAATTATTTCACCGCAGGAGTATCATTCGGCCGTGGTGAAGGCCGCGGTAATCCACGGCATCAGGAGAAATGGAATACGATAGATGGACAAAGACAAAGAATATATACTGAAGCTCGCGAGCGAAAGCCGGGTTAAATTCATCAGGTTCTGGTTTACCGATATTCTGGGCTTTCTCAAGAGTTTTGCGATAACGATCGACGAGCTCGAAGACGCCCTCATCGAAGGGGTGCGCTTCGACGGCTCCACTCTTCAGGGCTTTAGCCGCAGGGACGAATCGGAAATGATCGCCCTTCCTGACACCTCGACCTTCCAGGTTCTACCGTGGCGCCCGAAGGAGGACTCGGTCGCCCGCATGTTCTGCGATATATATAAAAACGACATGACCCCCTACGAGGGAGATTCACGCTACATACTCAAGAATATCCTCCGTAAAGCCTCGGACGACGGCTACTCCTTCTATACAGGGCCGGAGATTGAATTCTTCTTTTTCAAGAATTCCGCCGCGCCCGAGATTCTCGACCGCGGCGGCTACTACGATCTCACCCCGCTCGATGTCGCCACCGACTATCGGCGCCAGACCGTACTGATGCTCGAGAAAATGGGCATCGGCGTCATCTCTTCCCACCACGAGGGGGCGTACAGCCAGCACGAGATCGACCTCAGGCACGAGGACGCGCTCACCATGGCCGACAGCATCATGACCTTCAGGCTCATTGCCAAGGAGATCGGCCAGTCTAACGGAATCTACGCTTCGTTCATGCCCAAACCCATGGCCGGGCAGAACGGGTCGGGCATGCATGTCCACCAGTCGCTTTTTCGCGATGAAGAGAACATCTTTTTCGACGCAAACGAGGAGTCGTTTCTCTCGAAGGAGGGGCGGCACTATATCGCCGGATTACTGAAACACTCGAGGGATTTTTTCGCGATCACGAACCAGTGGATCAATTCATATAAGCGCCTGCTCCACGGCTTCGAGGCGCCGACGCATATCTCATGGAGCACGCGCTGCGACACCTCGCTCATACGCGTCCCCGAATGTAAACCCGACAAACCGCGCACCATGCGCGTGGAACTCCGGAACCCGGACCCGGCCTGTAATCCATATCTCGTATTCGCGGTCATCCTGGCAAGCGGCCTCAAGGGTATTAAAGAACGCTATGAGCTTCCTCCCCCGCTCGACTCGACGCAAAATGTTTCATGCAGGGCCGATTTCCAGAAGATGGGCCTCGAGCCCCTGCCCACCCAGCTCGGCGAGGCCCTGATCTATCTGGAT contains these protein-coding regions:
- a CDS encoding DUF4899 domain-containing protein, producing the protein MAEDRTQGEFLEGGNYLIIKGRFKSQSLNLYGVFFVVFDTEGAIGNQNIIVSTFSNVFELEPHVGWERYEENIMELKWKGNFNSSMSSSLMDLLKAVLAQPNLNSQLYESALNYDYDRVEIFISDILYRIVHDKNLILEIGIQEATEEEFKTVREKRQKTAETPAAQAAKKGYNLEDGSVILPLQPILAPVKGKPLYELKIGDRIMAKIVANSEREKYFIDILNLRVEDHVRPVPCEVIDIKANSKSDPIEILSLIAPGIYGKIIEDERQVKLRMYDPGVDGPISKKSISAGYPFKEQDKTAKVEMGMSQMTYVIMGLFALLLVIFIILIYLSF
- a CDS encoding glutamine synthetase family protein, with protein sequence MDKDKEYILKLASESRVKFIRFWFTDILGFLKSFAITIDELEDALIEGVRFDGSTLQGFSRRDESEMIALPDTSTFQVLPWRPKEDSVARMFCDIYKNDMTPYEGDSRYILKNILRKASDDGYSFYTGPEIEFFFFKNSAAPEILDRGGYYDLTPLDVATDYRRQTVLMLEKMGIGVISSHHEGAYSQHEIDLRHEDALTMADSIMTFRLIAKEIGQSNGIYASFMPKPMAGQNGSGMHVHQSLFRDEENIFFDANEESFLSKEGRHYIAGLLKHSRDFFAITNQWINSYKRLLHGFEAPTHISWSTRCDTSLIRVPECKPDKPRTMRVELRNPDPACNPYLVFAVILASGLKGIKERYELPPPLDSTQNVSCRADFQKMGLEPLPTQLGEALIYLDKSELMRETLGARLVDNFIENKMLELDRFNSHITDYEINEYLPIL